In the genome of Planococcus donghaensis, the window TTTATCTGTCAGGTTTTTGTACAAGGCGGAGATATTGGACCTGCATTTAATGCCCTTCACGATGGCTATGCCATTACATCTGGCAATGAAATGGTCGATGATTTGTTTAACCGTGGGGGCATAACTTCCATGATGTTTACCGTTTCTTTGACTATTTTCGCAATGGTTTTTGGGGGGATATTAGAGCACACGGGTATGTTAAGAGCGATTGTTAACCAGATTTTGAAAGTGGCCAAATCAGCAGGAAGTTTAATCGCTGCGACAATTGCATCTGCTTTTTTCACAAATGTGACTGCTTCAGAGCAATACATTTCTATACTAGTGCCGGGAAGAATGTATGCAAGAGCATACCAAGATAAAGAACTGCATTCGAAGAATCTTTCACGGGCTCTAGAAGATGGAGGCACGTTAACATCACCGTTTATCCCGTGGAATACATGTGGTGTGTTTATCTTGGCGACTCTAGCTGTGCATCCATTTGCGTATGCTCCTTATGCAGTATTAAATTACACAGTTCCGGTTATTGGCATTGTTATGGGGCTGATTGGTTACAAAGTTCAATTTCTAACAAAAGACGAAGTTGAAGAATTAAAAGTAAAAGAACAGAGAGTAGCTCGTGAAAATGAGTTGACCGAAGGCGTATAAGTTTCCCTGTTCTCATCCCAATAAAAAACGAGGCACGTCTTTTGAAATTTCAAAGACGTGCCTCGTTTTTAGATTTTTTTTGATTTTCCATATAAAAGCCAAGGCGAAGGCAAATCAAACGGATGATTTTTTGGTAAGGACTGTTTTTGTGAAGGCGTTAAGTCCATCCAGACTAAAGGAGTTGCTTTTAATTGTGTGCTTAATTGATGCTGTGCCGTAGTGATGGTTTCCCAAAAACCTGGCTGTTCGAAAAAGTCGTTCCAAGGGTAAATAACATGTAAATAATGGTTTCGTTTGTAATCTTGCTTTGTAATTAACACGCGGTCTTTCGAGCGGTTTTCAAAAAAGGACCATCGTGCAAGGTCTGTTTCGATAAACAGGCTTTCCGAAGCAGGAAACATGTAATAGCATTCGTAAGGAAAAACTTCACTCGTTTGTAAATAAAGTTGGTCAACCCATATTTTCTTTATAGCGAGATCAGTTACTTCCGTCCAATTCTCTCCACCAGTCTTTAGTTGAGAAATATCAGTTGCAGTCGCGCTATATAACGTAGAAGTTTCTTTAAGTCCCAATTTATCCATAACGCGTCGAGCCGATACATTATTCTGCTGCGTATTTGCACCAACCCACTGAATGGTTGGGAATGTTGAAGCTTGTTCCATAATATAAGTCATCAATTGGGTAGAAAGGTTATTTCCACGGTAACGCAAATCACTACGCATTCTGCCGAGCATGGCATATTGTTCTGCAAAAATCGTGTAACCTCCGATGCTTGCAAGCTGTTCATCCAAGAACAACCCGTACATACGACTAGAGCCGCTAGATATTCTTTCATATATATTAAGAACGTAATCGTCTGTAATGCCTGTATCCATTTTTTCTATATAATGAAGATCGCCTAGTTGTAATTGGCGAATCGTCTGCTTCATAAAAAACACTCCTTGTTCATGGTGAAATAACTATAAGTATTATAATATAAGAAAAGCAAATAGGGCACGCTAAATATGAATAGATTAAATAAAAT includes:
- a CDS encoding GNAT family N-acetyltransferase, which gives rise to MKQTIRQLQLGDLHYIEKMDTGITDDYVLNIYERISSGSSRMYGLFLDEQLASIGGYTIFAEQYAMLGRMRSDLRYRGNNLSTQLMTYIMEQASTFPTIQWVGANTQQNNVSARRVMDKLGLKETSTLYSATATDISQLKTGGENWTEVTDLAIKKIWVDQLYLQTSEVFPYECYYMFPASESLFIETDLARWSFFENRSKDRVLITKQDYKRNHYLHVIYPWNDFFEQPGFWETITTAQHQLSTQLKATPLVWMDLTPSQKQSLPKNHPFDLPSPWLLYGKSKKI